The following coding sequences are from one Nicotiana tomentosiformis chromosome 3, ASM39032v3, whole genome shotgun sequence window:
- the LOC138907332 gene encoding uncharacterized protein, with the protein MAEVQNMERFSTTHFYIKLRDEFQKVIWRKLVCNNIGLPRWIFTLRMAAHGRLYTRDRLFQLGVTTNQVCPLCDQDDEYISHLFFICGVSATIWKKLLMWLGIRRPPMNWEDELQWATLNARGRSPKAEVFRIMLAAVVYHVWRKRNYRVFRGTKQNTEILIRQIIQEIHYRGAIKI; encoded by the coding sequence ATGGCAGAGGTGCAGAATATGGAGCGTTTCTCCACTACGCATTTCTACATAAAGCTAAGAGATGAGTTCCAAAAAGTGATATGGAGGAAACTAGTGTGTAACAACATAGGTCTACCTAGATGGATCTTTACTCTAAGAATGGCTGCACATGGGAGGCTCTATACTAGAGATAGGTTGTTCCAGTTGGGGGTGACTACAAACCAAGTATGTCCTCTGTGTGATCAAGATGATGAGTACATATCACATTTGTTTTTCATATGTGGGGTGTCTGCAACAATATGGAAGAAGCTGCTCATGTGGTTAGGAATCAGAAGACCTCCAATGAACTGGGAGGATGAGCTACAATGGGCTACACTAAATGCTAGGGGTAGGAGCCCTAAAgctgaagttttcagaataatgctAGCTGCTGTAGTATACCATGTGTGGAGGAAAAGGAACTATAGAGTTTTTCGGGGCACAAAGCAAAATACTGAGATTCTAATTAGGCAGATTATCCAGGAGATCCATTACAGAGGTGCCATAAAAATATAA
- the LOC104103994 gene encoding 12-oxophytodienoate reductase 1-like isoform X2, producing the protein MCDYTGVVLAPLTRQRSYGNVPQPHAILYYSQRTTKGGLLIAEATGVSDTAQGYPQTPGIWTKEQVEAWKPIVNAVHAKGGVFFCQIWHVGRVSHKDFQPNGQAPISCTDKPLTPQIRANGVDVAQFTPPRRLTTDEIPQIVNDFRLAARNAIEAGFDGVEIHGAHGYLIDQFMKDQVNDRTDHYGGSLENRCRFALEIVEAVVNEIGADRVGIRLSPFASYMESGDSNPGALGLYMAESLNKYGIAYSHMVEPRMKTVGEKTECPESLVPMRKAFKGTFMVAGGYDRGDGNEAVVEDRADVVAYGRLFLANPDLPTRFELDASLNKYNRETFYTSDPVVGYTDYPFLEITA; encoded by the exons ATGTGCGATTACACTGG GGTTGTATTGGCGCCATTGACGAGGCAGAGATCTTATGGCAATGTTCCTCAGCCACATGCTATCCTTTATTACTCTCAACGAACCACAAAAGGTGGTCTTCTAATAGCAGAGGCCACAGGAGTTTCTGACACTGCCCAAGG GTATCCACAAACACCTGGTATATGGACAAAGGAGCAAGTTGAGGCCTGGAAACCAATTGTTAATGCAGTCCATGCCAAAGGAGGAGTCTTCTTTTGCCAAATTTGGCATGTAGGGAGAGTTTCCCACAAAG ATTTTCAGCCCAATGGACAGGCTCCTATCTCCTGCACAGACAAGCCATTAACACCTCAAATTCGTGCCAATGGTGTGGATGTTGCACAATTTACACCACCACGGCGTCTGACGACAGATGAAATTCCTCAGATTGTTAATGATTTTCGGCTTGCTGCTAGAAATGCCATTGAAGCTG GATTTGATGGGGTTGAGATCCATGGAGCTCATGGCTATCTAATCGACCAGTTTATGAAAGACCAAGTCAATGATCGAACGGACCATTATGGAGGGTCTTTAGAGAACCGTTGTAGATTTGCACTCGAAATAGTTGAAGCAGTTGTAAACGAGATAGGAGCTGACAGAGTTGGAATAAGGCTTTCCCCATTTGCAAGCTACATGGAATCAGGAGACTCAAACCCGGGCGCTTTGGGACTTTACATGGCTGAATCCTTAAATAAGTATGGCATTGCTTACAGCCACATGGTTGAGCCGAGGATGAAAACAGTTGGAGAGAAAACTGAATGTCCTGAAAGCCTTGTGCCCATGAGGAAGGCATTTAAAGGTACTTTTATGGTAGCTGGTGGTTATGATAGAGGAGATGGAAACGAAGCTGTGGTTGAAGACCGAGCTGATGTTGTTGCGTATGGACGTCTATTCTTAGCCAATCCAGATTTACCAACGCGATTTGAACTCGATGCATCTCTCAATAAGTATAACAGAGAAACATTCTATACATCTGATCCTGTTGTTGGTTATACTGACTATCCATTTCTTGAAATCACAGCATGA
- the LOC104103994 gene encoding 12-oxophytodienoate reductase 1-like isoform X1, which produces MENNAAEFPDGKQQHIPLLTPYKMGIFQLSHRVVLAPLTRQRSYGNVPQPHAILYYSQRTTKGGLLIAEATGVSDTAQGYPQTPGIWTKEQVEAWKPIVNAVHAKGGVFFCQIWHVGRVSHKDFQPNGQAPISCTDKPLTPQIRANGVDVAQFTPPRRLTTDEIPQIVNDFRLAARNAIEAGFDGVEIHGAHGYLIDQFMKDQVNDRTDHYGGSLENRCRFALEIVEAVVNEIGADRVGIRLSPFASYMESGDSNPGALGLYMAESLNKYGIAYSHMVEPRMKTVGEKTECPESLVPMRKAFKGTFMVAGGYDRGDGNEAVVEDRADVVAYGRLFLANPDLPTRFELDASLNKYNRETFYTSDPVVGYTDYPFLEITA; this is translated from the exons ATGGAAAACAATGCTGCTGAATTTCCTGATGGCAAACAACAACACATTCCTCTACTGACCCCTTATAAAATGGGAATTTTTCAGTTATCCCATAG GGTTGTATTGGCGCCATTGACGAGGCAGAGATCTTATGGCAATGTTCCTCAGCCACATGCTATCCTTTATTACTCTCAACGAACCACAAAAGGTGGTCTTCTAATAGCAGAGGCCACAGGAGTTTCTGACACTGCCCAAGG GTATCCACAAACACCTGGTATATGGACAAAGGAGCAAGTTGAGGCCTGGAAACCAATTGTTAATGCAGTCCATGCCAAAGGAGGAGTCTTCTTTTGCCAAATTTGGCATGTAGGGAGAGTTTCCCACAAAG ATTTTCAGCCCAATGGACAGGCTCCTATCTCCTGCACAGACAAGCCATTAACACCTCAAATTCGTGCCAATGGTGTGGATGTTGCACAATTTACACCACCACGGCGTCTGACGACAGATGAAATTCCTCAGATTGTTAATGATTTTCGGCTTGCTGCTAGAAATGCCATTGAAGCTG GATTTGATGGGGTTGAGATCCATGGAGCTCATGGCTATCTAATCGACCAGTTTATGAAAGACCAAGTCAATGATCGAACGGACCATTATGGAGGGTCTTTAGAGAACCGTTGTAGATTTGCACTCGAAATAGTTGAAGCAGTTGTAAACGAGATAGGAGCTGACAGAGTTGGAATAAGGCTTTCCCCATTTGCAAGCTACATGGAATCAGGAGACTCAAACCCGGGCGCTTTGGGACTTTACATGGCTGAATCCTTAAATAAGTATGGCATTGCTTACAGCCACATGGTTGAGCCGAGGATGAAAACAGTTGGAGAGAAAACTGAATGTCCTGAAAGCCTTGTGCCCATGAGGAAGGCATTTAAAGGTACTTTTATGGTAGCTGGTGGTTATGATAGAGGAGATGGAAACGAAGCTGTGGTTGAAGACCGAGCTGATGTTGTTGCGTATGGACGTCTATTCTTAGCCAATCCAGATTTACCAACGCGATTTGAACTCGATGCATCTCTCAATAAGTATAACAGAGAAACATTCTATACATCTGATCCTGTTGTTGGTTATACTGACTATCCATTTCTTGAAATCACAGCATGA